From one Longimicrobium sp. genomic stretch:
- a CDS encoding RNA polymerase sigma factor, with protein sequence MLWTRERIMEDLELIEQAKRGDGGAVRALYQRHARRVYAVVRRLAGDDTLAEDWAQDAWLRAIRALPTFRGDSAFTTWLHRIAVNSALHGRRSRERRSGREAPLEEQSALVRPQGENAVLRLKLERAMEKLPEGMRRVLVLHDVEGYTHEEIAEMLGVNPGTCKSQLFKARARMRSLLSPSSLVPAEGVEACST encoded by the coding sequence ATGCTGTGGACCCGTGAACGGATCATGGAAGACCTGGAGCTGATCGAGCAAGCGAAGCGGGGCGACGGCGGGGCGGTGCGGGCGCTTTACCAGCGCCATGCACGCCGCGTGTACGCGGTCGTGCGCCGCCTGGCCGGCGACGACACGCTCGCCGAGGACTGGGCGCAGGACGCCTGGCTGCGCGCCATCCGCGCCCTTCCGACCTTTCGCGGCGACTCGGCGTTCACCACCTGGCTCCACCGGATCGCGGTAAACAGCGCCCTGCACGGGCGCAGGTCCAGGGAGCGGCGCAGCGGGCGAGAGGCGCCGCTGGAAGAACAGAGCGCGCTGGTGAGGCCGCAGGGGGAGAACGCGGTCCTTCGCCTCAAGCTGGAGCGGGCGATGGAGAAGCTCCCGGAAGGCATGCGGCGCGTGCTGGTGCTGCACGACGTGGAAGGGTACACGCACGAAGAGATCGCGGAGATGCTGGGGGTGAACCCCGGCACCTGCAAGAGCCAGCTTTTCAAGGCGCGGGCAAGGATGAGGTCGCTGCTCAGCCCCTCGTCCCTCGTCCCCGCGGAAGGAGTGGAAGCATGCAGCACCTGA
- a CDS encoding PDZ domain-containing protein codes for MRLIKGWMPLLAAMLMAPAALAAQPGGAQRGWMGVALDWDSTGAREARVAEVVARSAAERAGLRTGDVVVRVNGAPATERTIERLREELEVGDTVRLRIRRGRAEEERRVIAAARRETIARTRTLPGEVTIIDDDNRVTLHVDSLRMHLDSLGRRMGKLRERVHTRRGDSVVVYSFDRPDGRRGDSVVVNLRSMDRMGRALGRELGREYEVARTLPFFLDVGRRAVAGAELSELNPELARYFRVDDGVLVLQVSRSTPAARAGLQGGDVIVRAGGRTVGSVADLRRAFGTQEGSVRVEVVRQGQRRQLDVEWRGDRVEIERTERVRIRGQNERSRN; via the coding sequence ATGCGCCTGATCAAGGGATGGATGCCGCTGCTGGCGGCAATGCTGATGGCCCCCGCCGCCCTCGCCGCCCAGCCCGGCGGTGCGCAGCGCGGGTGGATGGGCGTGGCCTTAGACTGGGACAGCACCGGCGCCCGCGAGGCCCGCGTCGCGGAGGTGGTGGCGCGCTCCGCCGCCGAGCGCGCCGGGCTGCGCACGGGCGACGTCGTGGTGCGCGTGAACGGCGCCCCCGCCACCGAGCGCACCATCGAGCGCCTGCGCGAGGAGCTGGAGGTGGGCGACACGGTGCGGCTGCGCATCCGGCGCGGCCGCGCGGAGGAGGAGCGCCGCGTCATCGCCGCCGCGCGCCGCGAGACGATCGCCCGCACCCGCACCCTTCCCGGCGAAGTCACCATCATCGACGATGACAACCGGGTGACCCTCCACGTGGACTCGCTGCGGATGCACCTGGACAGCCTGGGCCGGCGCATGGGCAAGCTGCGCGAGCGGGTGCACACGCGCCGCGGCGACAGCGTCGTCGTCTACAGCTTCGATCGTCCCGACGGCCGCCGTGGCGACAGCGTGGTGGTGAACCTGCGCTCGATGGACCGCATGGGGCGCGCGCTGGGGCGGGAGCTGGGCCGTGAGTACGAGGTGGCGCGGACGCTTCCCTTCTTCCTGGACGTGGGGCGCCGCGCGGTGGCCGGCGCCGAGCTCTCGGAGCTGAACCCGGAGCTGGCCCGCTACTTCCGCGTGGACGACGGCGTGCTGGTGCTGCAGGTGTCGCGCTCCACCCCGGCCGCGCGCGCGGGGCTGCAGGGCGGCGACGTGATCGTGCGCGCCGGGGGCCGCACGGTGGGCTCGGTGGCCGACCTGCGCCGCGCCTTCGGGACGCAGGAGGGCAGCGTGCGGGTGGAGGTGGTGCGCCAGGGCCAGCGCCGCCAGCTCGACGTGGAGTGGCGCGGCGACCGCGTGGAGATCGAACGGACCGAGCGCGTGCGCATCCGCGGGCAAAACGAGCGCTCGCGGAACTGA
- a CDS encoding sigma-70 family RNA polymerase sigma factor, producing the protein MIRAGAAGPAVAFPIATGAAPAAPDGEAELVERVRHGDGRAFDTLVTRYMHRAFSVAFRVLGQKEDAEDLVQDTFMVVLQRIDSFEPGRAFAPWFFRILVNRGLNARKARALRAVDEIPETASSQGPSPEREAERAELRERLAAALDTLPQRQKLVVELFELEGFSGPEIAQIMEISDGTVRWHLHEARKALRQALAPYERSREE; encoded by the coding sequence GTGATCCGCGCGGGCGCGGCGGGACCCGCCGTGGCCTTCCCCATCGCCACCGGCGCGGCACCCGCCGCGCCGGATGGCGAGGCGGAGCTGGTCGAGCGCGTCCGCCACGGCGACGGGCGTGCCTTCGACACCCTCGTCACGCGCTACATGCACCGCGCGTTCTCGGTGGCGTTCCGCGTGCTGGGGCAGAAGGAAGACGCCGAGGACCTGGTGCAGGACACCTTCATGGTCGTCCTGCAGCGCATCGACAGCTTCGAGCCGGGGCGGGCGTTCGCGCCCTGGTTCTTTCGCATCCTGGTGAACCGGGGGCTCAACGCCCGCAAGGCACGCGCCCTCCGCGCGGTCGACGAGATCCCGGAGACGGCCTCCTCGCAAGGCCCGTCGCCGGAGCGCGAAGCGGAGCGCGCGGAGCTTCGCGAGCGCCTCGCCGCCGCCCTGGACACGCTCCCGCAGCGCCAGAAGCTTGTGGTGGAGCTGTTCGAGCTGGAAGGGTTCAGCGGACCGGAGATCGCGCAGATCATGGAGATATCGGACGGCACCGTGCGCTGGCACCTGCACGAGGCCCGCAAGGCGCTGCGCCAGGCGCTGGCGCCCTACGAACGGAGCAGAGAAGAATGA